CGAGGAATCGCAGCCGCAAGACGCGCCGCTCCTGCGGTTCGCGCGCGAGCGGATCGAGGGGCTCAACGACAAGTACCGGCAGGGAAGCGACAGCCCCTTCTTCCTGTTCCACCGGCCCCGGACCTGGAATCCGCGGGAGCGGCTGTGGATGGGCCACGAGCGCAAGCGGGGCAAGCTCGCCGACCTGAACGCCCTGTTGCGGGGCGCGCCCCCCGACCGCTTCGCGCTCGTCGTCGGCAGGACGGAGATCCTGCCGAACGTCAGGTACGTGATCACCCTCGACACCGACACGCAGCTGCCGCGCGACACGGCGCGGCAATTCGTCGCCACCATGGCGCACCCGCTCAACCGGCCGCGCTACGACGGGGACCGGGCGCGCGTCGTCGAGGGGTACGGCATCCTGCAGCCCCGCGTGGCCGCGAGCCTGCCGGGATCGAACCGCTCCCGGTACGCCAGGCTGTGCGGCGGCGAACCGGGCCTCGACCCGTACACGCGCGCCGTCTCGGACGTCTACCAGGACCTGTTCCACGAGGGGTCGTTCATCGGCAAGGGGATCTACGACGTCGACGCCTTCGAGCGCGCGCTGGGCGGGCGCTTCCCGGAGAACCGGATCCTGAGCCACGACCTCCTGGAGGGCTGCTACGCCCGCTCGGGGTTGCTGAGCGACGTGCAGTTGTACGAGGACTACCCCGGCGACTACCTCGCCGACACGCGCCGCCGCCACCGCTGGATCCGCGGCGACTGGCAGCTCCTGGCGTGGTTGTGGCCGCTCGTGCCCGACGCGGAGCCGCGCCGCCGCAGGAACACCCTCTCGGCGCTGTCGCGCTGGAAGCTCGGCGACAACCTCCGCCGCAGCCTCGCCCCCCCGGCGCTGACCCTGCTTCTGCTGCTGGGCTGGACGGTCCTGGCGCCCGCGTGGTTCTGGACCCTGGCGGTGATCGGGATCGTCATGATCCCGCCGCTGGCGGCTTCCCTGCTGGACCTGTCCCGCAAATCCGGCGACGTGAGCCTGGCCCAGCATCTCGCCGCCACCGCGCGCACGACCGGCCGTCATTTCTCCCGGGCGACGTTCAGCCTCGCCTGCCTGCCCCACGAGGCGCATTCCTGCCTCGACGCGATCCTGCGCACGATCCGGCGACTGATTGCCCGCCGACGGCTTCTCGAGTGGAACCCCTCCTGCAGCGACGCGAGCGATCGTCCGGCGGGTCTCGCCGCTTTCCTGCGCGAGATGTGGGCCGCCCCCGCGATCGCCGTCGCGACGCTGGCCGGCCTGGCCTACCTGAGACCGGACGTCCTGGCGATCGCCGGTCCCGTCCTCGGGCTCTGGCTGATCTCGCCGGCGGTCGCGTGGTGGCTGAGCCGCCCCCTCACCCGCCGGCAGGCGGTGCTGACGGACGGCCAGCAAATCTTCCTGCGGAAGCTCGCCCGCCGGACCTGGGCGTTCTTCGAGACGTTCGTCGGGCCCGACGACCACTGGCTGCCCCCGGACAACTTCCAGGAACTCACCACGGCGAAGGTCGCGCACCGCACGTCGCCGACCAACATGGGTCTCTCGCTGCTGTCGAACCTGGCCGCCTACGACTTCGGCTACATCCCCGCCGGGCAGCTGATCGAACGCACGTCGCGCGCGTTCGACGCCATGGACGTCCTGGATCGCCACCGGGGCCATTTCTACAACTGGTACGACACGCAGACCCTGGAGCCGCTGCCGCCCCTCTACGTCTCGACGGTGGACAGCGGCAATCTCGCCGGCCACCTGCTGACGCTGCGCCCGGGCCTGCTCGAGCTGCCCGACCAGCGCATCGCGGGCGCCCGGTCCTTCGAGGGACTGGACGACACCCTGCGCATCCTGGCGGACGCCGCGGACGGTCGCGCGGCGCCGCAGCTGGCCGCGCTCCGCGCGGAGTTGGCCACCTCCCGGGCCGGAGACCCCGCCACGCTGCAGGCGGTCCGGTCCCGGCTGGTGACGCTGGCCGCGTCGGCCGCCGCCGTCGCGTCCGCCTTTGCCGACGAACCCGCAGGTGACGCGGCCTGGTGGGCGGACGCCCTGGTCCGCCAGTGCACGGCGGCGGTCGACGAACTCGCGCGCTTGGCGCCCTGGACCTCGCAGCCGGCCGTCGCCGCCCCGGGTCCGGACGCGATCCCGACGCTGCGCGAACTGGCGGCGCGGGCCGGCCCGGACGGCGACCCCGCCCGGGAGCGGATGGCGGCGGTCGCGGACCTCGCGCATCGCGCCGA
This portion of the bacterium genome encodes:
- a CDS encoding cyclic beta 1-2 glucan synthetase, translated to MIPARRFPRSPGRTPGDEQPLRSELFSADQMKHHGKSLAESHGPCRERAPDRLLSRLAENERVLAETRDLVTEAVTTDRRITPAGEWLLDNFYLIEEQVRTARRHLPKGYSRELPALRRGPSAGYPRVYDIALETIAHGDGRVDPENLSSFVAAYQSASVLKLGELWAIPIMLRLALIENLRRVAARIAADRIDRNRADHWADKMTGIAENDPNSLILMVADMARSDPPMVSSFIAEFARRLQGRHPSLALPLTWIEQRLAQSGLTIEQLVQQENQQQAADQVSIGNSIGSLRFLGATDWREFVETMSVVEATLRRDPGGVYGRMDFVTRDRYRHAVERIAGGSALTEAQVAQLSLDFAQAGATDAGGRDRTSHVGYYLIDRGLPQLERAARMKRSAGDVVRRAAGRHPLLAYLGPILLIGALLTGGLAAAGLAADPGGPVLVLTVALSLLCASQLAVALVNWLAALIARPHLLPRLDYSTGIPPESRALAVVPTMITSLRNIEELAEALEVRFLANRDGNLNFGLLTDFADADEESQPQDAPLLRFARERIEGLNDKYRQGSDSPFFLFHRPRTWNPRERLWMGHERKRGKLADLNALLRGAPPDRFALVVGRTEILPNVRYVITLDTDTQLPRDTARQFVATMAHPLNRPRYDGDRARVVEGYGILQPRVAASLPGSNRSRYARLCGGEPGLDPYTRAVSDVYQDLFHEGSFIGKGIYDVDAFERALGGRFPENRILSHDLLEGCYARSGLLSDVQLYEDYPGDYLADTRRRHRWIRGDWQLLAWLWPLVPDAEPRRRRNTLSALSRWKLGDNLRRSLAPPALTLLLLLGWTVLAPAWFWTLAVIGIVMIPPLAASLLDLSRKSGDVSLAQHLAATARTTGRHFSRATFSLACLPHEAHSCLDAILRTIRRLIARRRLLEWNPSCSDASDRPAGLAAFLREMWAAPAIAVATLAGLAYLRPDVLAIAGPVLGLWLISPAVAWWLSRPLTRRQAVLTDGQQIFLRKLARRTWAFFETFVGPDDHWLPPDNFQELTTAKVAHRTSPTNMGLSLLSNLAAYDFGYIPAGQLIERTSRAFDAMDVLDRHRGHFYNWYDTQTLEPLPPLYVSTVDSGNLAGHLLTLRPGLLELPDQRIAGARSFEGLDDTLRILADAADGRAAPQLAALRAELATSRAGDPATLQAVRSRLVTLAASAAAVASAFADEPAGDAAWWADALVRQCTAAVDELARLAPWTSQPAVAAPGPDAIPTLRELAARAGPDGDPARERMAAVADLAHRADEIAQADYGFLYDEARHVLAVGYNVAQRRLDDSYYDLLASEARLASFVGIAR